The following proteins are co-located in the Temnothorax longispinosus isolate EJ_2023e unplaced genomic scaffold, Tlon_JGU_v1 HiC_scaffold_65, whole genome shotgun sequence genome:
- the LOC139824897 gene encoding F-box/LRR-repeat protein 4-like, giving the protein MIKFCLILHPNVKYLQQLDLTASCISVPDFVNFLQSCGDGLTHLRLSSCEFVDELVLLKISKICKNLKVLDLSYCTLEGMDQEVSSLGNLEFLEKLDLECCGIRAESLCKILQKTRRMRDLNLGMLRFSVDHRRLLHLDAITIQLKNSCPDLEIIDLSGNIITSQGIHALAECKNLRKLTMIEINIFAPAGYCIIDKHSLHRLFSFCQRLEEVNLIDHNFVFCPNFYVHDDDLTLCKNLRQLYLWGISSFAILEQCPKLQTIYVLRDGSIAMRDGQAFVAQAKEKYPHMSILKYQKQFDLDDNDEGYYDDEGRWHFYQFG; this is encoded by the exons ATGATAAAATTCTGTCTTATTTTGCAtccaaatgtaaaatatttacaacagTTGGATCTTACAGCGAGCTGCATTTCTGTTCCGGATTTCGTAAACTTTCTTCAGAGTTGCGGCGATGGTTTAACGCACTTACGATTAAGTAGCTGCGAATTTGTTGACGAATTAGTTCtactaaaaatttcaaagatatgcaaaaatttgaaag tattggATCTCAGTTATTGTACTCTGGAGGGAATGGACCAAGAAGTTTCGAGTCTCGGAAATCTAGAATTTCTAGAGAAATTAGACCTTGAATGCTGCGGTATAAGAGCTGAATCTCTTTGCAAAATACTTCAAAAAACTCGCCGGATGCGTGACTTAAACTTGGGCATGCTGCGTTTTTCGGTCGATCACAGAAGATTATTACATTTAGACGCAATCACAATACAGTTAAAAAATTCGTGTCCAGACTTggaaataatagatttatcGGGCAATATTATTACATCGCAAGGTATTCATGCCCTCGCTGAATGcaagaatttacgaaaactgACAATGATTGAGAT AAACATATTCGCACCGGCAGGATATTGCATAATCGATAAGCATAGCTTGCATAGATTGTTTTCCTTCTGTCAACGCTTAGaagaagtcaatttgattgatcaCAATTTTGTGTTCTGTCCCAATTTCTACGTCCACGATGACGATCTGACACTGTGTAAAAACTTAAGACAATTATACTTGTGGGGTATATCTAGTTTCGCAATTCTTGAGCAGTGTCCTAAACTACAAACAATCTACGTTCTGCGGGACGGGTCCATCGCCATGCGTGATGGCCAGGCGTTCGTTGCTCAGGCGAAGGAAAAATATCCACACATGTCTATCCTTAAATATCAAAAGCAATTCGATcttgatgataatgatgagGGATATTATGATGATGAAGGAAGGTGGCATTTTTACCAATTTGGctga